In Elephas maximus indicus isolate mEleMax1 chromosome 5, mEleMax1 primary haplotype, whole genome shotgun sequence, the sequence CCTCCACAGCCAGTGAGTGCTGTGCCCAGACCACGCGTGTCAGCAGGAAGATGTGTCAGCCTCAAGAATGCTGCCTCTGAAGGAGGAGTATACAGTCTGGGTGGCGGACTGGACCCCAGGGCCATTTTAGGGGTACAACACTGCCACCCCTCCTGCACTGATGGACACTGCCCAGTGGAAGGGCACAAATGGCATGGGAGGGGGCATGTCCTCCAAGAGAGCATGGGGCGAGCAAGAGGGGTCTACACTGGGTGGGTCAGAGCCATGAACACACGCATGCTTACTCAGCCTCTAGGTGGTGGAGGGGGAAGCAGCCAACTCTCTTCTCATGCTTCGATTCTCAAAACACAGGGAGAGTGGCTGCTGTGCAGGCCTGAGGCTCACAGCCCTGGTCACTGCGACTGGTTTGAACCTCTCCCACCTCGGTCAGAGGCTTAGTGCAGTGATCCAGTGCTGTGTGCCCAcccacaccagctgctccccacCTTGGGCTGAGGTTCAGTGTGATGACCCAGCACCATGTGCCTGTCCGCACAGGCTCCTTCCCACCTTGAGCCAAGGGCTCACTGTGGTACCCAGCACCATACGCCCATCCACACCGGCTGCTCCCCACCTCGGGCTGAGGTTAAGTGTGGTGACCCAGCACTGTGTGCCCATTCACACTGAATATTCCTCTACTGCCAGGCATCCGTTCATGCTAGCCAGGATCCCCCACCTTGGGCCAAAGCTCACCATGGTGACCCAGCACCGGGCGCCTGTCCAGTGCACACTAGACAGACACCTGACCCCTCTCTGCCTCTGTGCCGCTACAGGAAGCCAGTCTGTGTCCCATGTTTAGGAATGCTGTGAGAATGAGGGGTGGATGCAGCCGGGTGCACCGTGTGCCTAACACATGTCCTGTGTTGGGGCCGTGGTTAATACAGCAACACTGTGAGAGGCAAGGCCGGATGCCAAGCTCCTTTCCTTATTGAATCATTTCCTAAGGATCAATGCCTATAAGAAGAACACAGCTGGAGGAAGGAGAAGTGCAGCTCAGACACCCACACGCACTCCAGCGCTGAGCTCTATCATCTACTCTGTTTTCTTCCCTTGCTTCATGACTTTATTAGCCCGGTTCCCTGATGACCAGTGAGCGTGAGCCCCCTACTCTTCCGATGCTGCACCCCGCTGTCTCCGCCTGCACTCAGAGCGACCTGCTGTGCTGTCTCCTCTCACTCTAGTCTCCAGAGCTTCACTACCAGACGACTAAAATTTATAACACAGCCCGCTCTGAGGGCTTCCACTCCACTTTCTCACGATTTATGTCAGTTCTCAGACACTATCGCCCTTCCTAACAGACTCACTCTCCCCCAGGTTTCCTGGTCCGTGAATAGAGCTCAGGAGGTAGAGACTCAGCCTGTCACTGCACAGGCTCTGACCACCGTGCTGTCCCTCCCAAGTGGGGAGACAGGAGAATGGGGGGAGCACGTCATCCGAGGGGTCTGCCCACCCAACCCCATGCTGTCCCTCCCAGGTGGGGACGGGAAAATGGAGGGAGAATGTCATTCAAAGGGGCTGCCCACTGCCACGCTATTCCAAAACTCACTCCTACTGATCTATCTACCAGTCTTTCTGCTCCAGGCCTGTCCCCGTGGGACCCATGACACTTCCTAGGTGGCAGCTGGGGCCCCACCAATTCTCTACTGTTCTCACTCTCTGAGGTAAAGCAACCCGACATCATGAAGGAACAGGGCACTTCTGCCAGTCTCCCCAAAAGAGCCAACAGCCATGTCCTGTGCACGCAGCTGGAGGCACCACAGTGTTGCAGTGACACAGACTGACAGTGGCACAGTGACACACCTGGTGACACATGCACAGAGACATGGTGACAGACAACAGTGACAGAGTGACAGTGGCACAGTGATACACCTGGtaacacacatgcacagagaCATGGTGACAGACAACAGTGACTGACAGTGGCACAGTGACACACCTggtgacacacatgcacagagACATGGTGACAGACAACAGTGACAGAGTGACAGTGGCACAGTGATACGCCTggtgacacacatgcacagagACATGGTGACAACAGTGACAGAGTGACAGTGGCACAGTGATACACCTggtgacacacatgcacagagACATGGTGACAGACAATAGTGACAAAGAGTAACAGTGACACACCTGGTGACACGCACAGAGACATGGTGGCAGACAAAAGTGACAGCAGCAGTGGCACAGTGATACACCTggtgacacacatgcacagagACATGGTGACAGCAGTGACAGAGTGACAGTGGCACAGTGACACACCTGCTGACACACATGCACAGAGACATGGTGACAGACAACAGGGAGAGTGACACACCTGGTGACACACATGCAGAGACATGGTGACAGTGACAGTGGCACAGTGATACACCTGGtaacacacatgcacagagaCATGGTGACAGACAACAGTGACTGACAGTGGCACAGTGACACACCTggtgacacacatgcacagagACATGGTGACAGACAACAGTGACAGAGTGACAGTGGCACAGTGATACACCTggtgacacacatgcacagagACATGGTGACAGACAATAGTGACAAAGAGTAACAGTGACACACCTggtgacacacatgcacagagACATGGTGACAGACAACAGTGACAGAGTGACAGTGGCACAGTGATACACCTggtgacacacatgcacagagACATGGTGACAGCAGTGACAGAGTGACAGTGGCACAGTGACACACCTGCTGACACACATGCACAGAGACATGGTGACAGACAACAGGGAGAGTGACACACCTGGTGACACACATGCAGAGACATGGTGACAGTGACAGTGGCACAGTGATACACCTGGtaacacacatgcacagagaCATGGTGACAGACAACAGTGACTGACAGTGGCACAGTGACACACCTggtgacacacatgcacagagACATGGTGACAGACAACAGTGACAGAGTGACAGTGGCACAGTGATACACCTGGtaacacacatgcacagagaCATGGTGACAGACAACAGTGACTGACAGTGGCACAGTGACACACCTggtgacacacatgcacagagACATGGTGACAGACAACAGTGACAGAGTGACAGTGGCACAGTGATACACCTGGtaacacacatgcacagagaCATGGTGACAGACAACAGTGAGAGAGTGACAGTGGCACAGTGATACACCTGGTGACACACATGCAGAAACATGGTGACAGACAACAGTGACAGAGTGACAGTGGCACAGTGATACACCTGGtaacacacatgcacagagaCATGGTGACAACAGTGACTGACAGTGGCACAGTGACACACCTggtgacacacatgcacagagACATGGTGACAGACAACAGTGACAGAGTGACAGTGGCACAGTGATACACCTGGTGACACACATGCAGAGACACGGTGAGAGACAACAGTGACAGAGTGACAGTGGCACAGTGATACACCTGGtaacacacatgcacagagaCATGGTGACAGACAACAGTGACTGACAGTGGCACAGTGACACACCTGGTGACAGACAACAGTGACAGAGTGACAGTGGCACAGTGATACACCTGGTGACACACATGCAGAGACACGGTGACAGACAACAGTGACAGAGTGACAGTGGCACAGTGATACACCTGGtaacacacatgcacagagaCATGGTGACAACAGTGACTGACAGTGGCACAGTGACACACCTggtgacacacatgcacagagACATGGTGACAGACAACAGTGACAGAGTGACAGTGGCACAGTGATACACCTGGTGACACACATGCAGAGACATGGTGACAGACAACAGTGACAGTGACTGACGGTGACACACCTGGTGACACACACAGATGTTTACACAGAGTACAGTGACAGTGACATGGTGACACAGGTACACAGTGACAGTGAGAGTAACATGGTGACAACAGTGACATGGTGACACATTGACATAGTGACACATAGAACACAGTGATGCAGTGACAGTGACACGGTGACAGAACAGTGACAGTGTGACATGGTGACAAAAACTGACATGGTGACACAGGCACACAGTAACACAGCAAACACTGACATGGTGACACATGGGGACACAGTGACAGAGTAACATGGTGACACAGAACAGTGACAGAGTGACATAGAGTGCCACACACGCACAGGGCCCAGGCCGCCCTAGGCCTGGCAACTCTGCACCACGCCCCCGTCAGGCTTAGTATGAACCCACTAGCAACATCAAGTCACAGACCATGGTGTGTTTCTCTAGTCATGAGTTCAAATACAATCCTACCTTAGTCTAAAAAAGGCCGAAACATAAGACAAAGAAAGCCTGCCCTGGATGCACCTGGGACAGCCCTCACCTGGTGAGCCAGTGCCCAAGGTCAGGGCGGTGGGCCCCCTGCACGCCTGTCTGGTTCAGGGCCCGAAGCAGCCGGCAGCAGCACAGCACAGCCCAGGGGCTGGCTAGCACCATCCGCTGCTCCATGCTGCCCAGCCGCTCGAAGGCAGAGGCTGCCGCACGTGTCCTGTCCTCCTCCAGCGCGGCACAGCCCTCCGCTCCATCCTGCATAGTCAGCATGGCCCCTTCGGGCCCTGGCTCCTCGCGCAGGCCACACTGAGGGTCCCCATCACTGCCTAGGAAGTGGTTTCTGCAGACCTCTTGGCACAATGCCAGGCACAGGGTGCTGACGAGGAAGTACCAGGTCTGGTGCTCCTCCTCAATGAAGCTGCTCGCGCCCAGGCTCAGGATGTGGCCCATGGTCCCCAGCAGGATGAGGAGGTCCAGCTCTGACCACCGCACGCTGGGAGGAGCAGGGTTCTGTGAAGAGGAAATGCGCTCTGTAAGTGATGTCTGGATGTGGCACACACTGTGCTGCTGGTGCTCACCAAACTCTACTCATCAGAGACCCTGTCCTTCCCACGCCCAGTGCCTCCCAATCCTGCTCTGGGGGAACGTCTCTTATCTGGACACAGTCCTGGGAACTCTCAACCAGAAACGCAAGTCATGGGCAGAGTGGCAAAGCAACTGACAGTGGTGAGGGAGACCACCCCGAGTGATCGGAGAGATCACCCTGGGTCCTCAGAGAGACCACCCCCAAGTTCTTAGAGAGCATGCTCCTCCATGATCTACAGCCCTATAGGTACCTGGTGCCCCCACCTCCCCACATAGAGGTGCCTGTTCCTCTGTGACCCACGGCCCTAGACCCACAGGAACCTGCTTTTCCCTCTAAAAACTCACACACATAATCTGACGACATGACCTGGATTCTGAAATCAGGATGCCCAGGGGGTTCGCACATGTGGTTGCTGCGTTTGGAGAACTCCTGGTCCCCCTGATGCATGTGCTCCGGTGTCTGGTATGCTGGGGTTTGCCTGTGCACCGGGGTCTGCCCGTGAGGGAGCAGTGACAGGACAATGACACAGTCTGCACAGAGCCGCAGCGCTGCCTCTTTAGGAGCCCTTACCTTGCCCACACGCTTTGCGCTGACCACCGTCTTTGTAAGCGCAGACACGATTGCACAGAGCAGCGCGGACATCAGCAGCATCGCACCACCTGCTGCCAGCCAGGGCATGCTGCAGAAGTAGCAGGTGCTCTCAGTCGAGGTGCACACTACCACATGGATGGCCGAGAGGACCAGGATCGTCAGGTAgaagagcagggagaacagcggtGACGACAGCGGCACATCCAGCTCGGCTGCCGGGCTCAGCGCCTTCGGGATGCTGAGCAGGAGCAGGGCAAGGACCTGGACAGGGAGACCACATAAGCATCCATGGACTGGGTCCGGGAGACATCTACTGCAGACCAAGCCAGGTGCCTGATCTTAAGTCAGCTGTCCCAACAGTAAAGCCCAATAAGGTTCCTGAAGCCTGACTTCCAACTAGCTGCCAAGAAGGCATGGCATAACCCAAGTAAGCCCACCTGATGTCTCTGTGAAACAAAGCTCAGCAAGTGAGAAATTCCACTTCCCCGTGTTTAGTAAGGCCAACATTGCACATACTTTAAATAGCAGTGGTTTGGTTCCATTTCCAACCCCCATGAGCCGCACCTCCAGGACCAGTGTGGCCCCAACCGCCATAGAGTAGATGTCATACTGCACCACCTGTCTGCTCAGAGACAGGCTCAGGGTCTGCAGGGCGTCCAGGTACTGCCTGAGGACCTTAGAGCCAAGGTTCAAAAGGACTTCTGAGCTATTCTCCTCCAAGTAGCGTTTGATCCAATTCCCGTGCAACCTTTCTGACATTTTAAACTGTTCAAATCCAGGATCtaacaagaagagaaaaaaagctttatacatatatatatcatttCAAAATATGCAGGTATTTGTGGCATACGGTAAGGCCTTTATTTTTAAGAACTGACAGCTgatgggtggaaaccctggtggcgtagcagttaagtgctacggctgctagccaaagggtcggcagttcgaatccgccaggcactccttggaaactctacagagcagttctactctgtcctatagggtcgctatgagtcagaattgactcgacagcactggggtttttttttggtttgacagCTGATGAAGATGAGCTACTCCTTAGTGAGGAGATGAGCAGCTTCGCCGGCAAGACATAAAAGCTGAGAGTGCTCATCAGCCCGCTCATGCCCTCCTTGCCCAACTGACAGCACTGCCCAATGCCTGGCATCACATTATACAGATGAACAGAAACGTctgcccttgtggagcttacAACCTCATGAAGGAGAGGGCaacaagcaaaataaataagcaaaatctGGAACATGTGCTGTGGAGAACAGCAAAGCAGGGAGGGGCCCCAAGTGCTGGGCTTTTCTGAAGTAGCATCTGAGCAAAGACCCGAgagtttcatttctaatttttcttaagtatttgtaaaatttttctgtttcaacacagtaacagcaacaaaaactcaGAATAACTTTACCTCTCCCCAAGTTCACTATGTTGCCTGACTCAGGAAATAAAAACTGACATCTTCTGCCTATGCAAGTAAGGAACGTGACCCAGCTAGAGCAAGAAGAACGCATCAAACCGGGCCCTGAGCTATAAAAACAACGTcaaagatgtggaaccagggatatcactgctgatgtcagatggatctcggctgaaagtagagaacacctgaaggatgtttacctgtgttttattgactatgcaaaggcatctgactgtgtggatcaaattatggataacattgtggagaacgggaatttcagaacacttaattgtgctcatgaggaacctgtacatagatagatcaagaagcagttgtttggaaagaacaaggggatattgattggtttaaagtcaggaaaggtgtgcatcagggttgcatccttccaccatacctattcgatctgtatgcggagcaaataatctgagaaactggactatatggagaagaacgtggGATCAGCACTGGTGGAAGACTCTAACAATccgggatatgcagatgacacaaccctgcttgctgaaagtgaagaggacttgaagcatttactgatgaaggtcagtgactacagcctttagtatggattacacctcaacaaaaagaaaacaaaaatcctcacaacctgaccaacaagcaacatcatgataaacagagagaagactgaagttgccaaggatttcgttttacttggatccacgatcaatcagtgcccatggaagcagcagtcaagaaatcaaatgacatattgcattaggcaaattagctgcaaaagacctctgtaaagtgttgaaaagcaaagattttactttcaggagtaaggtgtgcctgactcaaggcatatttccaatcacctcatatgcatgcgaacgctggacaatgaagaaggaagaccaaagaagaactgatgcctttgaattatggtgttgacaaagaatattgaatatagcatggactgccagaagaacgaacaaatctgtctcggaagaagtacagccagaatgctccttagaagcaaagatggtaagacttcatctcatgtacactggacgtgttatcaggaaggaccagtccctggagtaggacatcatgcttggttaagtagggggtcagtgaaaaggaagaaaaccctcaacgagagggactgacacagcgggtgcaacaacgggttcaaacacagcaacgactgtgaagatggcacaggactgagcactgTTCCGTTCTGCTGTaaacagggtcgctaggagtcctAACTGACtggctgcacctaacaacaacggcctATACACTGATGACTCCGTAACATTCCTCGGACTTGGACAGACGTAGCTCCGGCAgcgtgcttgtctgttttcctcgTTTGTCTCTTGGAACAGATGCCAAATAAAATCTTTTGTACCGCTTTAGTGTACCTTTGGGATGATTTTACCCTAGGACGTGCCTGAGTACACACATGCCTGACCACCTCACACCTCCTTCCTGGTCCAGCAGGTGGCGCTCACAGCTGGATATCTGAACGAGGTTCACAAAACTAATTAACGAAATCTCTGGACACGGCTCACTCACTTGAAAACACGCAGACCCTAGGCTAGACCTGGATATGGTGACCTAACCCAGACTAAGAGAATGAGTGCTTTCCAGCCAAGACCCCCAGGAGGCCACATCTTGGTCACTTAACACTGGTGTGAGATGCAGCTGGCTATGGCAGGTGAGGAGGGGTCTCAAGACAGACTTCAAAGAAGGTAAAGAGCCCCAGGGGAAGAAGTGGTTCTTCTACAACCCACGCAATTAAGAAAGACTCTGTGTGAGGAAAAGAAGTCCTTTCTGCTCCTCTGCTAAATGAAGGGAAACTCCCtgaatgaagaagagaaaagtaATTCCCCCCAGATCCTCCCTCAAAGGGGAGGGGAaagaaaggggaaggaagaggatgAAAATGGCAGGAAGAGGATGGGACGGAAGAAGAGGTGAggagcagggaggaaggaaggagggtagaagaagaagggaggagaggggaaggagaAACGTATGCAAGGACTCTAATCAGATAACTGCATGGCTGTTGCTAACCGCTGACAAGGTTCTCAGAAGACAGGAGCAGGACCTGCGTGAGCACAAGGCACTCCTGTTACTAAACTCTCATCATGGAAACTCCACACTGTTCAGTGGAAATACAAAGCTCTTACAAGAGCCAGAGGCTGCTCATCGACTTACCTTTTTCATACAGTGGCACATTCCCTTGCAACAATTTGCTAAGCTGCACtgtatttaaatgtaaaaatcttAATTGTTCTCGCACTGGTTTTCCTTCCACAACTGGGAATAAAAGACGCCCCACGTTGTTTCTTGGAATTGGCAAGCCCAGGCCTATTGCCAGTGTTGCAGCCAGATCAGTCTGTTGGACACGCTTTGGATGTCTCCTATCACCTACAAAAAAGAATACAGTGTTGCAGGTGACGGCTTCTAGAGAGTGTATGACTGGTCATTCTTGACTTTGAGCTTCTATAACAGATGTGAGTCAAATAGCGCGTTATCTCCAAACCATTCGGTGTAGATTCATCCAGAAAAGAGGAGTCACGATGTTTTTATCTCAATTCATGTACAGAACACCCATTCTACATCAAGCACAGCGCCGTCCCTGAAGGAGCTTGTTTCTATGCACTGAAAGAGAGACTAAAGCAAGATACTCAGTGGGGCCAGCAAGTGCAAGGGAGGGTCATTCcagtggaggcagggagggagcgtGGCCCCTTCTGGACACAATGCACTCCAGGTGCTGCTCtttccacacacacaaacagccaAATGCGCTCCACTCTCAGGGGCTCCTGGACAGAACAGGACGAGGCTGGGTATGTGGCCTCAACAAAAAACTCAGCATAGGGGTTTTCTCCTCGGTGCAGACAACAATCAGCCCAGGCCAAGGGCTCTGGCACAGGTACGACTCAGGTAATACACAATTCCGACTGAGGTACAATATAAGCATGACTCAGGTATGACAGGTACAACTCAAGCACAACATAGGTATGACACAGGTACGACTCAGGTATGACACAGGTACAACTCAGGTATGATTCAGGGACGACACAGATATGACTCAGGTATAACACAGGTACGACAGTTATGATACAGGTACGACTCAGGTACAACACAGGTATAACAGGTACGACTCAGGTACAACAAAGGTATGACACAGGTACAACTCAGGTATGACTCAGGCACAATACAGGAATGACACAGATATGACTCAGGTATTACAACTACAACTCAGGTACAACACAGGCATGACACAGGGATGACACAGGTACGACTCAGGCATGACACAGGTATGACTATGACTCAAGTATGATACAGGTACAACTCAGGTACGACACAGGTATGACACGGGGGTATGCGCAGCTACAACCATCTTCGCAGGGCAGGCTGGCTGGCCCACCCTCCAGCACTTGAACAGGAGCTTCTGCAGTTTTACTTTGTGGTAGCTTTTGGTTGTATAGAAGTTCCCTTTTTTTATTTGGTGGCATTTATTAACCTTTCCTAGTCAGCCCTCCAGCGGTGGCTCTCGGCCCTCTGTTATGCTTAAACAGCCTTTTTCACCCCAACAttgctgtttgtgtttttttctcaTACTTCTAAAACTGTATTTTCTTACACTAAGCTTTTTgatcacagaaaacaaaaacaaaaaacccaccttAAACTACTCTTggtagtcatatggtctactgtgggACAGAGCAATTGAGCAACTATACGATCCTCTAGTTCTGTCATTTCTGAGGGTGCTAACAACCAGGGTTCTAAGCTTGGGAAAAAGGAAGTACAATGCGAGCTCCACGAAATTAATTTTGTACTAGTGAGTATCAAGTGGAAGTGTAACTCCTTGCTTTCTCCAGAAACAATGGCTAGCCCAGGACCAGCGGGCGCTCCGCCCAGGACCAGCAGGTGCTCCGCCCAAGACCAGCGGGCGCTCCGCCCAGGACCAGCGGGCGCTCCAGCTCCAACACTGTCATCCTGAAATTCCACTTCCCACTGAAAGGAATGACATCTTGGCGATGGGGCTGCTTCTGGGCCGAGGGGAGTGTGCATATGACTGTCTATCAGAGGCTGTCCAGATCTTGTCCAGAGGACTCAGGAGCAACTCTGAAGAGGTCCCCACTGGCAAAGACGGGGCAACTTGAATGTCAAAAAGAGTTATACGTACAGTGAACTGAAACACACCGAATACATTTAAATGCATCAGTTCATAATGATACTTAAAAAGGAAATCAGCCTAAGTGGTCCCATCTGAAGGACGCTAGTGAACTAACCCACTGAGACTGGTAAGTGTGGGGAGACCAAACCATCATTCTTCCTGTCTCTTTTACACCCAAAAAGTACACAAGGGGATGTTCTCTTTGTAGCAGTATTCCGGCTAATTAATGAGAAAAGAACGTACAACTTCCTGCCACGACTTGTGCCCTCTGGTGCATTAACAGGCCATGCTGATCACCACCAGCTATTAGCATGAGTGAAGCAGACAGCCAAATGTCACGTGTTCCCTGACAGAAGGAGCCTTgctaaa encodes:
- the LOC126077420 gene encoding uncharacterized protein LOC126077420 isoform X44 yields the protein MCVTRCITVPLSLCHCCLSPCLCACVSPGVSLCHCQSLLSPCLCACVLPGVSLCHCHSVTVVCHRVSACVSPGVSLCHCHSVTVVCHHVSVHVCHQVCHCATVSHCCLSPCLCACVLPGVSLCHCHCHHVSACVSPGVSLSLLSVTMSLCMCVSRCVTVPLSLCHCCHHVSVHVCHQVYHCATVTLSLLSVTMSLCMCVTRCVTVTLCHYCLSPCLCACVSPGVSLCHCHSVTVVCHHVSVHVCHQVCHCATVSHCCLSPCLCACVLPGVSLCHCHCHHVSACVSPGVSLSLLSVTMSLCMCVSRCVTVPLSLCHCCHHVSVHVCHQVYHCATAAVTFVCHHVSVRVTRCVTVTLCHYCLSPCLCACVSPGVSLCHCHSVTVVCHHVSVHVSPGVSLCHCQSVSLQHCGASSCVHRTWLLALLGRLAEVPCSFMMSGCFTSESENSRELVGPQLPPRKCHGSHGDRPGAERLVDRSVGVSFGIAWQWAAPLNDILPPFSRPHLGGTAWGWVGRPLG
- the LOC126077420 gene encoding multiple epidermal growth factor-like domains protein 6 isoform X38, with the translated sequence MCVTRCITVPLSLCHCCLSPCLCACVSPGVSLCHCQSLLSPCLCACVLPGVSLCHCHSVTVVCHRVSACVSPGVSLCHCHSVTVVCHHVSVHVCHQVCHCATVSHCCLSPCLCACVLPGVSLCHCHSVTVVCHHVSVHVCHQVCHCATVSHCCLSPCLCACVLPGVSLCHCHCHHVSACVSPGVSLSLLSVTMSLCMCVSRCVTVPLSLCHCCHHVSVHVCHQVYHCATVTLSLLSVTMSLCMCVTRCVTVTLCHYCLSPCLCACVSPGVSLCHCHSVTVVCHHVSVHVCHQVCHCATVSHCCLSPCLCACVLPGVSLCHCHCHHVSACVSPGVSLSLLSVTMSLCMCVSRCVTVPLSLCHCCHHVSVHVCHQVYHCATAAVTFVCHHVSVRVTRCVTVTLCHYCLSPCLCACVSPGVSLCHCHSVTVVCHHVSVHVSPGVSLCHCQSVSLQHCGASSCVHRTWLLALLGRLAEVPCSFMMSGCFTSESENSRELVGPQLPPRKCHGSHGDRPGAERLVDRSVGVSFGIAWQWAAPLNDILPPFSRPHLGGTAWGWVGRPLG
- the LOC126077420 gene encoding keratin-associated protein 10-4-like isoform X26; the encoded protein is MLLCHCVPMCHHVSVCCVTVCLCHHVSFCHHVTLSLFCHRVTVTASLCSMCHYVNVSPCHCCHHVTLTVTVYLCHHVTVTVLCVNICVCHQVCHRQSLSLLSVTMSLHVCHQVYHCATVTLSLLSVTMSLCMCVTRCVTVPLSVTVVCHHVSVHVCYQVYHCATVTLSLLSLTVSLHVCHQVYHCATVTLSLLSVTMSLCMCVTRCVTVPLSVTVVTMSLCMCVTRCITVPLSLCHCCLSPCFCMCVTRCITVPLSLCHCCLSPCLCACVSPGVSLCHCQSLLSVTMSLCMCVTRCITVPLSLCHCCLSPCLCACVSPGVSLCHCQSLLSVTMSLCMCVTRCITVPLSLSPCLCMCVTRCVTLPVVCHHVSVHVCQQVCHCATVTLSLLSPCLCACVSPGVSLCHCHSVTVVCHHVSVHVCHQVCHCYSLSLLSVTMSLCMCVTRCVTVTLCHYCLSPCLCACVSPGVSLCHCHSVTVVCHHVSVHVSPGVSLCHCQSVSLQHCGASSCVHRTWLLALLGRLAEVPCSFMMSGCFTSESENSRELVGPQLPPRKCHGSHGDRPGAERLVDRSVGVSFGIAWQWAAPLNDILPPFSRPHLGGTAWGWVGRPLG
- the LOC126077420 gene encoding uncharacterized protein LOC126077420 isoform X1, with amino-acid sequence MLLCHCVPMCHHVSVCCVTVCLCHHVSFCHHVTLSLFCHRVTVTASLCSMCHYVNVSPCHCCHHVTLTVTVYLCHHVTVTVLCVNICVCHQVCHRQSLSLLSVTMSLHVCHQVYHCATVTLSLLSVTMSLCMCVTRCVTVPLSVTVVCHHVSVHVCYQVYHCATVTLSLLSLTVSLHVCHQVYHCATVTLSLLSVTMSLCMCVTRCVTVPLSVTVVTMSLCMCVTRCITVPLSLCHCCLSPCFCMCVTRCITVPLSLCHCCLSPCLCACVSPGVSLCHCQSLLSVTMSLCMCVTRCITVPLSLCHCCLSPCLCACVSPGVSLCHCQSLLSVTMSLCMCVTRCITVPLSLSPCLCMCVTRCVTLPVVCHHVSVHVCQQVCHCATVTLSLLSPCLCACVSPGVSLCHCHSVTVVCHHVSVHVCHQVCHCYSLSLLSVTMSLCMCVTRCITVPLSLCHCCLSPCLCACVSPGVSLCHCQSLLSVTMSLCMCVTRCITVPLSLSPCLCMCVTRCVTLPVVCHHVSVHVCQQVCHCATVTLSLLSPCLCACVSPGVSLLLFVTIVCHHVSVHVCHQVYHCATVTLSLLSPCLCACVSPGVSLCHCHSVTVVCHHVSVHVCHQVCHCATVSHCCLSPCLCACVLPGVSLCHCHSVTVVCHHVSVHVSPGVSLCHCQSVSLQHCGASSCVHRTWLLALLGRLAEVPCSFMMSGCFTSESENSRELVGPQLPPRKCHGSHGDRPGAERLVDRSVGVSFGIAWQWAAPLNDILPPFSRPHLGGTAWGWVGRPLG
- the LOC126077420 gene encoding uncharacterized protein LOC126077420 isoform X42; its protein translation is MLLCHCVPMCHHVSVCCVTVCLCHHVSFCHHVTLSLFCHRVTVTASLCSMCHYVNVSPCHCCHHVTLTVTVYLCHHVTVTVLCVNICVCHQVCHRQSLSLLSVTMSLHVCHQVYHCATVTLSLLSVTMSLCMCVTRCVTVPLSVTVVCHHVSVHVCYQVYHCATVTLSLLSVTMSLCMCVTRCVTVPLSVTVVCHHVSVHVCYQVYHCATVTVTMSLHVCHQVCHSPCCLSPCLCACVSAGVSLCHCHSVTAVTMSLCMCVTRCITVPLLLSLLSATMSLCVSPGVSLLLFVTIVCHHVSVHVCHQVYHCATVTLSLLSPCLCACVSPGVSLCHCHSVTVVCHHVSVHVCHQVCHCATVSHCCLSPCLCACVLPGVSLCHCHSVTVVCHHVSVHVSPGVSLCHCQSVSLQHCGASSCVHRTWLLALLGRLAEVPCSFMMSGCFTSESENSRELVGPQLPPRKCHGSHGDRPGAERLVDRSVGVSFGIAWQWAAPLNDILPPFSRPHLGGTAWGWVGRPLG
- the LOC126077420 gene encoding uncharacterized protein LOC126077420 isoform X20, producing MLLCHCVPMCHHVSVCCVTVCLCHHVSFCHHVTLSLFCHRVTVTASLCSMCHYVNVSPCHCCHHVTLTVTVYLCHHVTVTVLCVNICVCHQVCHRQSLSLLSVTMSLHVCHQVYHCATVTLSLLSVTMSLCMCVTRCVTVPLSVTVVTMSLCMCVTRCITVPLSLCHCCLSPCLCACVSPGVSLCHCQSLLSVTMSLCMCVTRCITVPLSLSPCLCMCVTRCVTLPVVCHHVSVHVCQQVCHCATVTLSLLSPCLCACVSPGVSLCHCHSVTVVCHHVSVHVCHQVCHCYSLSLLSVTMSLCMCVTRCITVPLSLCHCCLSPCLCACVSPGVSLCHCQSLLSVTMSLCMCVTRCITVPLSLSPCLCMCVTRCVTLPVVCHHVSVHVCQQVCHCATVTLSLLSPCLCACVSPGVSLLLFVTIVCHHVSVHVCHQVYHCATVTLSLLSPCLCACVSPGVSLCHCHSVTVVCHHVSVHVCHQVCHCATVSHCCLSPCLCACVLPGVSLCHCHSVTVVCHHVSVHVSPGVSLCHCQSVSLQHCGASSCVHRTWLLALLGRLAEVPCSFMMSGCFTSESENSRELVGPQLPPRKCHGSHGDRPGAERLVDRSVGVSFGIAWQWAAPLNDILPPFSRPHLGGTAWGWVGRPLG